A window of Bacillota bacterium genomic DNA:
CGGTGGCAATAGCGGAGGGGAAACACCTGTTCCCATTCCGAACACAGAAGTTAAGCCCTCCAGCGCCGATGGTACTGCACTGGCAACGGTGCGGGAGAGTAGGTCGCTGCCGGAAGGCTTTTTTATTCTGCCCCCACTTTTATTCTGCTCCCACTATTGCAACGGCTTCGAGCAAGGTGTATACTCTAAATGCCTGAAACCGAGGGTTGACTGGACCAGCAAACCCGCTCCTTATTCGGAGTTCTTGCCTCCACACGTAGCCCTGAGGACACGGCGAATACGGCCCTTGAGGGCTACATTGGTAAGGAGGTTTCTTTCATGTACCAGGACAAGACCCTCGTGTGCAGGGACTGCGGTCGGGAGTTCACTTTCACCGCAAGCGAGCAGGAGTTCTTCGCGTCGAAAGGATTTGAGAACGAGCCCAGCCGTTGCCCGGCGTGCCGGGCGGCTCGGAAGCAGGCTAACCGTGGCGGTCGTTTCGGTGATCGCCAGGAGCCTCGCGAGATGTATCCGGCCATCTGCTCCAACTGCGGAGCTGAAACCACCGTCCCGTTCAAGCCGCGCAACGACAAGCCTGTCTACTGCGCCGAGTGCTTCCAGGCAATGAGAGCCAGGCGGTAAACAGCGAGCCGGGCTGCTGCGCTCACGATCAATGGAATCCGGGCCTTGGGGGAGCCCGAGAGGGCTCGAAGGGCCGGATTTCGGAGGTTGCGGTTCGAAGCCTGAAAGAAAACGCAGGGGACCCGCGTCATGCGACGCGGGTCCTTTCCTTCCCGTCAGTAGCTCTCCCGCAACCCCGTGACCATGTAGATGACCCGCTCGCCAATGTTTGTGGCATGGTCCGCGATGCGTTCCAGGAACCTCGCAACGAAGAGGAGGTTAGCGGCCTGGCTGCTCGTCGTCGTGTCGGAGCTGTTCACGATGAACCCCATCAGCTCGTCGAAAAGCTCCTCGTAGATCCTGTCTACCTGGTCGTCGGTGGCACACGTCTTGCGGGCAAGGTCGGGGTCTCTCGCCACGAAAGCATCAAGGCAGCCCTTGATCATTCCTGTGGCGAGCTCGGCCATTCTGGGGATGTCAACCAAGGGTTTTATGAGAGGCTGCTTGCCGATGCGGACGGCGATCTCCGATATGTTCACGGCATGGTCTCCCATGCGCTCCAGGTCGGTGATCACCCAGATAGCCGTGGCTATCATACGTAGGTCGCCCGCCAGAGGCTGCTGTAACGCAAGAAGCTTGAGGCACTGCTCTTCAATGGAGAGCTCGAGATCGTCCACGCGCTTGTCGTTTTCGATGATCTGCCTGGCGAGATCCACGTCCTGGTGCGCGAGGGCTTCGATGGCGAGGTGGACTGCTTCCTCAACCGTGCTCCCCATCATTAGGATGTTCTGCTTCAGGGCACGAAGCTCCTGTTCGTATGCCCGTCTCGTCACCCTTGACACTTCCCCTCGGTCTTCAGCCAGTGTTGCGCAGTGTCGCGCGTGCTTACCGCAGTGTCGCGTGCTCACAGGGTCCGCTGTCTCAACCAAACCTGCCCGTTATATAGTCCTCCGTGCGCTTGTCGCGCGGTCGCTCGAATATCTCTTTCGTCTCACCATATTCTATAAGCTCACCGGATAAGAAGAACCCTGTCTTGTCAGATACTCGCCCCGCCTGCTGCATGTTGTGGGTGACGATCACTATCGTGTAGTCCTGCTTGAGATCGGTCATGAGATCCTCGATCTTTGCTGTCGATATGGGGTCGAGCGCCGAACACGGCTCATCCATCAGGAGCACCTCGGGTTCTACTGCGAGCACTCTCGCAATGCACAGCCTCTGCTGCTGCCCGCCTGACAACCCCAGCGCAGAGTCCTTCAGCCTGTCTTTCACCTCGTCCCACAACGCCGCGGCCCTGAGGCTTCGCTCAACAATGTCGGGAAGAGTGGCTTTCGTCGCGAGTCCGTGAATGCGCGGCCCGTAAGCCACGTTATCGAACACGGACATGGGGAACGGATTGGGTCGCTGGAATACCATGCCCACTCTCTTGCGAAGTCCCACCAGGTCAACACCGGGCCCGTAAATGTCCTGTCCGTCGATGGTGACACGCCCCTCGATTCTCACGCCAGGGATGATATCGTTCATACGGTTCAGAGTGCGGAGAAACGTTGATTTGCCACACCCCGACGGCCCGATCAACGCTGTTATCTTCCGCTCCTCGATGGAAATGGATATGTCCCTGAGAGCGCGAAAGGAGCCGTAGAACAGATTAAGTCGCGAAGTCACTATTTTCGGCAGTAGTGCGCCCACACGCCCGCGTCCGACCGCCGGGCTCTTGCTCTTGTTCGAGCCCTGCCTTGTCTCTTGTTCATGCGATGCGATCTCCAGGACAAGCCTTGAGGTCACCGGACGTTTTTCCCTCCCCCTCGCGTTGCGCCTTCCGAGCCTGTTTGGGCGAGCTTGCTCGAGCCGCAGGTCGTCACAAGGCCCATTGTGACATATCCCTGTTGCTCCCGTGTTGTGCCTGCGTTAAGCGTTATTGCGCCGATGTTAAATCGGGGTTAACCATGACCCGCCCGTCCGTCACCCGGCAGCCGGTGCCCGGTTCGCTTGCGGAGGCCGGAGCCGAAGCCGAGGACCGGCCGTGGAGGCCCAGGCGCGACTTAAGCGTTGGGCAAGGTGAATGAAAACGTGGACCCCTCTCCTGGCGTGCTCGCTACCCATACCCGACCGCCGTGACGCTCGACTATGTGCTTCACGATGGCGAGTCCCAGTCCCGTCCCTCCAAGCTGGCGCGACCTCCCCTTATCCACCCGGTAGAATCGTTCGAATATCCTCGGCAGATGCTCAGGCGGGATCCCGATGCCTGTGTCGCACACGTCCACACGGGTCGCACCGTCCTCCTGACGCGCACGAACTTGCACCTGCCCGCCCTCAGGGGTGTACTTCACCGCATTATCCAGGAGGTTTACGAAAACCTGGACGAGGAGAGCCTCGTCAGCGGGCACGGGCGGCAGGTCTGGGCTTATCTCCACGGAGATGTGGATGTTCCGTTGGAGAGCCTTGCCTTGGACTATCCCGAGAGCGGCTTCGACCACGGCCTGGAGCGACACGGGGGTCTTCCGAACCTCCGTGCCCCTTGACTCGAGTTTCGACAGCTCCAAGAGATCGGATATTATCTGCGCCAGCCTGTCCGTCTCACGACTGATGATGCCCAGGAACCGTTCAAGGGTCGCCCTGTCGTCCATGGCCCCCTCGAGGAGGGTGTCCACGAATCCCTTTATGGACGTGACAGGCGTACGAAGCTCATGGGACACGTTGGAGACGAAATCCGTGCGGATCTGCTCGAGCCGCCTGACCTCGGTTACATCATGGAGCACGGCCACCGCGCCCGTCACGGCCCCATTGTTGCCCTCCAATATCGGCGCTGAGAGCACGCCGATGGTTGCCGGGCGTGGGTTCCTCAACTTTATCTCGCGGGTGTCGGCCTCGCCGCGCATCGCGGACTCGAGCGCCTCCGCGAGGTCGTGGTTGCGGACTGCCTCGAGGACGTACTTTCCGAGCGCTCGCTCTTCAGAAACGCCCAGCATCTCACAGGCGGCGCGGTTCACCAGAAGGATCCTCCCGTATGGGTCGACGGCGATGACGCCGTCTGCCATCGCCGCGAGGATCGTTTCCATGCGGTTCTTGCGTTCGGCAAGCTCGCTGATGCTACGCTCGAGTTCAGAAGCCATGTGATTGAAGGCCGCGCCAAGCTGGCCCAACTCGTCAGGGCTGCTGACACGGATCTTGCGCTTGAAGTTCCCGCGCGCTATCTCCCGCGCTGCCTCGGCCATATCCCGCAAGGGATTGCCGATGCTTCTTGCCAACAGCACGCTGAGGCCCGCCGCCATGAGCGCGAC
This region includes:
- a CDS encoding zinc-binding protein; the encoded protein is MYQDKTLVCRDCGREFTFTASEQEFFASKGFENEPSRCPACRAARKQANRGGRFGDRQEPREMYPAICSNCGAETTVPFKPRNDKPVYCAECFQAMRARR
- the phoU gene encoding phosphate signaling complex protein PhoU, yielding MTRRAYEQELRALKQNILMMGSTVEEAVHLAIEALAHQDVDLARQIIENDKRVDDLELSIEEQCLKLLALQQPLAGDLRMIATAIWVITDLERMGDHAVNISEIAVRIGKQPLIKPLVDIPRMAELATGMIKGCLDAFVARDPDLARKTCATDDQVDRIYEELFDELMGFIVNSSDTTTSSQAANLLFVARFLERIADHATNIGERVIYMVTGLRESY
- a CDS encoding phosphate ABC transporter ATP-binding protein, which produces MPKIVTSRLNLFYGSFRALRDISISIEERKITALIGPSGCGKSTFLRTLNRMNDIIPGVRIEGRVTIDGQDIYGPGVDLVGLRKRVGMVFQRPNPFPMSVFDNVAYGPRIHGLATKATLPDIVERSLRAAALWDEVKDRLKDSALGLSGGQQQRLCIARVLAVEPEVLLMDEPCSALDPISTAKIEDLMTDLKQDYTIVIVTHNMQQAGRVSDKTGFFLSGELIEYGETKEIFERPRDKRTEDYITGRFG
- the phoR gene encoding phosphate regulon sensor histidine kinase PhoR; protein product: MVAGYRRRLTLTYLIVVFSSLLIIGVCLTRSIQGYFIARLDQEMRAETLLLSELVRPDLENGRGMDVMDRVADDIGSKTGLRVTIMSSNGAVLGDSEEDPATMEGHATRPEVLESLKTGTGTAVRYSTTLGARLRYVAMPVMSRDGGRVIGFVRLAMPLSQVDRLTGIIRRLILQVSVLVALMAAGLSVLLARSIGNPLRDMAEAAREIARGNFKRKIRVSSPDELGQLGAAFNHMASELERSISELAERKNRMETILAAMADGVIAVDPYGRILLVNRAACEMLGVSEERALGKYVLEAVRNHDLAEALESAMRGEADTREIKLRNPRPATIGVLSAPILEGNNGAVTGAVAVLHDVTEVRRLEQIRTDFVSNVSHELRTPVTSIKGFVDTLLEGAMDDRATLERFLGIISRETDRLAQIISDLLELSKLESRGTEVRKTPVSLQAVVEAALGIVQGKALQRNIHISVEISPDLPPVPADEALLVQVFVNLLDNAVKYTPEGGQVQVRARQEDGATRVDVCDTGIGIPPEHLPRIFERFYRVDKGRSRQLGGTGLGLAIVKHIVERHGGRVWVASTPGEGSTFSFTLPNA